In Halanaerobiaceae bacterium ANBcell28, the genomic window TTTATATGAACAATATGATCGTTTATTAGAGATATCCAGGAAATATGAATTGACTTTGAGTTTGGGAGATGGTTTACGTCCTGGCTGTTTAGCAGATGCTACTGATAGGGGACAAATTCATGAGTTACTTGTTTTAGGTGAATTAGTTGACAGGGCAAGAGAGGCAGGAGTACAGTCTATGGTTGAGGGTCCTGGTCATGTGCCATATAATCAAATCGAGACAAATATTAGGATTGAGAAAGAGCTATGTAAAGGTGCTCCTTTTTATGTACTAGGACCTTTGGTTACAGATATAGCTCCTGGTTATGATCATATTGTTTCTGCTATTGGGGGTACTTTGGCTGCTAGTGCTGGTGCTGATTTCCTTTGTTATGTTACTCCTGCAGAACATCTTGGTTTGCCTACTATTGATGACGTTAAGGAAGGTGTTATTGCTAGTAAAATTGCTGCTCATGCTGCTGATATTGCTAGAGGTAATAAAAAGGCTTTACAGAGAAATTTAGAAATGGCTAAGGCTAGAAAGGCTTTAGATTGGGATAAGCAAATAGAGTTAGCAATTGATCCTGAGAAAGCTCGTAATTTCCGTAAAGATCATAATACAGAAGAAAGAGATGTTTGCGCTATGTGTGGACAGTTTTGTGCGATGAAAATATGTGATGAGGCTATGAATAAGAAATAGTGGATAGAAATGGCTCTTTATTAAAAATGAAACTTAATAAAAATGAATCTTAAGGATGATAAATTATGAAGGTCTCAAATAAAAAGATAGCTTTTGTGGGTTTATTTATAGCTTTACAGGTTTTATTGTCAGGTACATCTATTCCTGTGGGAGCTACTAGAATAATGCCGCTGCAACATAGTTTGAATGTTGTAGCTGGTATTTTGCTAGGCCCCTGGTATGCTTTTTTGGCTGCTTTTATTACAGCTATTATCAGGGTTTCAATTGGTACTGGGACTGTTTTTGCTTTTCCTGGTAGTGTTTTTGGTGCTTTATTTGTTGGTTATGCTTACAGATTTACAAAAAATTATTATGCGGCTTTTGCAGAGCCAGTTGGTACTGCTATTGTAGGAGGGATTGTTAGTGCATTGGTCTTAGCCCCTAATATTGCAGCAGAGGGTAGTGTGTGGTTCTTTATTTATCTTTTTGCTATTAGCAGTGTTCCTGGCTCTATTGTTGGTTATTTTTTCGTAAAGGTTATTAAGAAAGTGTTACCTGGTATAGATTGGGAGGGGATGTAGTGAAGAAGGTTCTTAGTATTGCTGGTTCTGATTCTGGTGCTGGTGCTGGTATTCAGGCAGATTTGAAGACTTTTTCTGCTCTTGGTGTTTATGGGATGACTGCTATTACTTCTGTAACAGCGCAAAACACCACAGGTGTTAGTGGAATTCAAGATATCTCCCCTGATCTAGTTTTAAAACAGATTGATGCGGTTTTTAGTGATATAGGTGTTGATGCTGTTAAGATTGGTATGGTTTCTAATAATGAGATTATTATGGCCATAGCAGAGGGTTTAAAGAAATGGAAGGCAGACAGGGTTGTTTTGGATCCAGTTATGATATCAGAAAGTGGCAGTTACCTCTTGCAAAAAGATGCTAGAGAAACATTGATCAATGAATTAATACCTCTTGCTACCATTATTACTCCTAATCTTTATGAGGGGATGGCGTTAGCTAATAAAGAAATTAATTCTTTAGAAGAAATGGAAGAAGTAGCTCGTGATTTGTATAATTTAACTTCTAGCGCTGTTTTATTAAAAGGAGGTCATCTTTCTGATAAGCAGTTATCTGATAAGGCTATAGACATATTTTATGATGGTGATAGTATTTATAGCTTTGAGGCTGTAAAGCTGGATAATAGGAATACTCATGGTACTGGTTGTACTTATTCTTCAGCTATTGCTGCTTATCTATCTTTGGGTTTTGAAATTAAGGAAGCGATAGCTAAGGCGAAGAATTATATAAGTGAGGCAATTAGAAGTGGAATTGATATTGGGCAGGGGCCAGGTCCTACTAATCATTTTTTTGATATGTGGAAATGTGAATAAGATTATCTGTGGCTAAGTACTGTTGATAATTCTTTTGGAAATAATATTAGTGATTGTTAATAAGTTGTGGATAAAAGTGATGCTAGAGATAGAGGGGGTTTAATGATGGTAGAATTGCTAGAAAAAGTTGCAGATTGTTTTTTAAAAATAAATGATGTTAAACCACTTGTCCATCATATTACCAATTATGTAACGGCAAATGATCAGGCTAATCTTACTCTGGCTATTGGCGCAAGACCTATAATGGCTGAGCATCCTGATGAGATAAAAAGTATTATATCTCGAGCTAATTGTCTTTTGCTTAATACAGGTACTATTAATAAGGAAAGAGAGAAAGTGCTTTTAAAAGCTGCAGAGATAGCAAGTGAAATTAGTATTCCTGTGCTTATTGATCCAGTTGGAGTTGCTGCCAGTTCTGTGCGTAGAGATTTGTTTCTTAAATTACTGGATATTAGAAACATTAAGATTATTAAGGGGAACTTAGCTGAAATTATGACATTATCTGATGGTTTTACTAAGCCTGAAAGTAATTCTCTAGGAGTGGATAGCTTTGATGATGATGTATATTTTGATGATTTAGATTTAATTCCTATATTGCAGGAAATATCTAAAAAGTATGATGCTATAGTTGTTGTTACAGCTAAGGAAGATTTAGTAGTTGATGAAAACAATGCTATTAAACTACATAATGGTGTAGCTGCTTTGCAGAATATAACTGGTAGTGGTTGTATTACTGCTTCTCTAATAGCTTGCTGTCTGGCTGTAGAGGAGAATCATTTTTTAGCAGCTATTAGCGGTGTGGCCGTGATGGGTGTTTGTGGGGAGCTGGCTGATAAAAAGTCTGCAGGACCAGGTAGTTTTCGCTATAAGTTGTTTGATGAATTATATGGGTTGAAGAGAGAGGATATACTTAGAATGGTAAAACTTGAAGTGGAGAGTTTTTCTTAGTATGTATATAGTAGAGCCACTGTGAAAAGTTGGAAATAACAATATATTTTGTAGATTTGATTATTATTTTGCTAAGTCAACATATATACATATGTTCTAAAGAATATTGTGGTATTTCATATGATATGATATAATAAGAAGTGATATGGATTAATTAAAAATAAAGCAAGTAGGCTGGTATAGAGTATATCTAGTATAATATTGTTAATAATGACAATTAGAAGAAATTATAGTAGTGAGGAGTGAGATAAAATGCTAAAGATTCCTTATGGTATATCAGATTTTAAATCATTGAGGAAAGAAAATTACTTATATATTGATAAGACTAATTTTATAGAGACTATAGAAGAATTAGATAGTAAATATCTATTTTTCATACGTCCTAGACGTTTTGGTAAAAGTCTCTTTTTATCTACCCTTGCTCATTATTATGATATGAATAATAAAGATGAGTTTGAAGATATGTTTAAAGATTTATATATATCAAAAAATCCTAGTGAGTTAAAAACAAGTTATATTGTACTTCAATTTAATTTTTCAGGATTAAATACTGACAGTAAGGAAGAATTAAGAAATTCCTTTAGACTTACCTTATTAAATGCAATAATTGATACTTTGTATAAATATCCTTATGTTTTTAAGAATATTAAAGATATTGAAAACAATATAAAATCAATAAAAGATATAAAGGGTATCCTTGAATATTTCCTTA contains:
- the thiM gene encoding hydroxyethylthiazole kinase, whose product is MMVELLEKVADCFLKINDVKPLVHHITNYVTANDQANLTLAIGARPIMAEHPDEIKSIISRANCLLLNTGTINKEREKVLLKAAEIASEISIPVLIDPVGVAASSVRRDLFLKLLDIRNIKIIKGNLAEIMTLSDGFTKPESNSLGVDSFDDDVYFDDLDLIPILQEISKKYDAIVVVTAKEDLVVDENNAIKLHNGVAALQNITGSGCITASLIACCLAVEENHFLAAISGVAVMGVCGELADKKSAGPGSFRYKLFDELYGLKREDILRMVKLEVESFS
- the thiW gene encoding energy coupling factor transporter S component ThiW — its product is MKVSNKKIAFVGLFIALQVLLSGTSIPVGATRIMPLQHSLNVVAGILLGPWYAFLAAFITAIIRVSIGTGTVFAFPGSVFGALFVGYAYRFTKNYYAAFAEPVGTAIVGGIVSALVLAPNIAAEGSVWFFIYLFAISSVPGSIVGYFFVKVIKKVLPGIDWEGM
- the thiC gene encoding phosphomethylpyrimidine synthase ThiC — protein: MKTLIEKAKEGIITPIMEEVAVNEGVSPEFIRDGLAAGTIVIPANPNHKSLKAVAIGEGLSVKINANIGTSEEYSDIDVELKKLETCIKNGADAVMDLSTGNKINETRKEIIKNSTIPVGTVPIYQAGVETLAADRSMIDMTADDIFNAIIAQAEDGVDFITVHCGLTRQGIDHLMNEGRVTDVVSRGGSFLTGWMLHNDKENPLYEQYDRLLEISRKYELTLSLGDGLRPGCLADATDRGQIHELLVLGELVDRAREAGVQSMVEGPGHVPYNQIETNIRIEKELCKGAPFYVLGPLVTDIAPGYDHIVSAIGGTLAASAGADFLCYVTPAEHLGLPTIDDVKEGVIASKIAAHAADIARGNKKALQRNLEMAKARKALDWDKQIELAIDPEKARNFRKDHNTEERDVCAMCGQFCAMKICDEAMNKK
- the thiD gene encoding bifunctional hydroxymethylpyrimidine kinase/phosphomethylpyrimidine kinase, whose amino-acid sequence is MKKVLSIAGSDSGAGAGIQADLKTFSALGVYGMTAITSVTAQNTTGVSGIQDISPDLVLKQIDAVFSDIGVDAVKIGMVSNNEIIMAIAEGLKKWKADRVVLDPVMISESGSYLLQKDARETLINELIPLATIITPNLYEGMALANKEINSLEEMEEVARDLYNLTSSAVLLKGGHLSDKQLSDKAIDIFYDGDSIYSFEAVKLDNRNTHGTGCTYSSAIAAYLSLGFEIKEAIAKAKNYISEAIRSGIDIGQGPGPTNHFFDMWKCE